TACGGGGCTGAAGCCGGCAATCTTGCGCTTAAACTTCTACCGTATGGGGGATTGTATGTGGCCGGGGGAATTGCTGCCAAAATCATGCCATTGATTTTAGAGAAAGGCCGGTTCTTACAAGCGTTTACCCAAAAAGGTCGGGTGACTCCCCTAGTAGAGCGAGTGCCGGTTAATGTTGTACTCAATCCACAAGTCGGGCTAATCGGGGCAGCTATTTGTGCGAGCCGGTTGTAATATTTGGCATTAAAGTTGCATAGAAAGGAAAGGGGCTAAGTGTAGCCCTTTCACGGGGATTTCAACTTTCTTGGCGTCATTAACGATTGATTGATGAACAGAAAGTTGACGGGCAAGTGCAGGTTGAACTGTAATTGCCCAGCCGACGAAACTATCGGCACTTGGCTACCTAACTTTTCACCGGCTCCATCAAGCGGGCTGGTTCAGTTACGTCCAGAATCATCCCCTCATAAGCAAGTACCGCATTCGGGCAAGTTGCGTAGACTTCCTCTGCCATCCGATCCAGAAACTCATCCGAGTGAGTGGGTTCGTGATGAAACACAACAAATCGCTTTACCCCGGCTTCCTTGGCAATTCTCGCCCCTTCCTGCCAAGTTGAGTGCCCCCAACCGATTTTCGGTGATTTCGGGTTGTGATACTCCTCATCGGTGTACATGGCATCGTAAATGAATAAATCCGCGTCACGAGCCAGATGCAGCACACTTTCATCGATGCGATCCGGGAAATGTTCGGTATCGGTGCAGTAAAACACCGTATGTCCCCGCCACGTCACCCGGTATCCCATTGCATTATTGGGGTGATTGAGATGGCCGGTTTCTAGGGTGATGTCGTCCAGTGTGATCACATCACCGGGCATCACTTCAGAAAACTTCAGATCTGCTTGCATCCCCGAGATCGGCACCGGCGAGTTGGGATGAAGCACCCGTTCAATAAAATGTTGTTTCATCGACTCTGCATCAGGGGGAACAGCACCATGAATGTGGAAGCTATTGCCCTGAATAAAGGCAGGGGTGAAAAACGGAAACCCTTGAATGTGATCCCAGTGATAGTGGGTAAAAAATATATCGGCTGTAACCGGCATTTCTTTGAGCAGGTGTTGCCCCAGCCGTTGCAAGCCGGTGCCGCCATCAAAAATCAGGCGTTTATCACCCAAGCGCATTTCCATACAGGAGGTGTTGCCGCCGTAGCGAACCGTATCTTTTCCGGGGGACGGAACACTGCCTCTAACACCCCAGAACTGGACAACAAAATCGGAGGAATGACTGTTTGCCATGTTGAAGTTAATAGCTTTGCGCGGTAAGATTGCTTCTTGGCCGCAGGCTAGGGTGCGGAGTACAACGCTGCATCTTTTGACAGTTTCACCCTGGCAACGACCCGTGGATGGACTTTTTGAGTCTAGCCCACTGTCACTCAAACGTCCACGATATTTGAGTGAAAATATACGCCCGGTTACTTTTACTTTTTAGCGATTTGAATCCGAAAAAAAGTAATTGAATGTAACACAAAATTCTCTCAAATTTTGAGAGAACTTGACGAAGTTGATGATGGGAAAACGACGTTTTCCAGACGGTATCTGCACCCTTGATTACTTGCGGGACGAGCACTGCTGCGCCCGGAAATGGGAAGTTGGTATTTGTCCCTATACCGATGCCGGCAGCCAAGATCCAAGAAAAGGTTGAAAGCCTTGCGCTATCGAAGAAAATCGCAACTGTCCTGATCCAAACCCCGACCTCTTGCATTGCAAACCTCCAAGATTTTGGATTTCAGTCAGGATAAGTTGGAAGTAGATGCTGAAAACCCGTTTGGGTTGTTAGAGCACTTTGCACTGACCCTGATGACGCAATAAATGATCGCATAGCACTAAGGCAACCATTGCTTCTACCATTGGCACAGCTCTAGGCAAAACGCAGGGATCATGCCGGCCCTTAGCTGCCAGTATAGTCTCTTCCCCGCCGCTCGTCACTGTACGTTGTTCTTTGCGAATTGTAGCAGTTGGCT
Above is a window of Microcoleus sp. FACHB-672 DNA encoding:
- a CDS encoding MBL fold metallo-hydrolase encodes the protein MANSHSSDFVVQFWGVRGSVPSPGKDTVRYGGNTSCMEMRLGDKRLIFDGGTGLQRLGQHLLKEMPVTADIFFTHYHWDHIQGFPFFTPAFIQGNSFHIHGAVPPDAESMKQHFIERVLHPNSPVPISGMQADLKFSEVMPGDVITLDDITLETGHLNHPNNAMGYRVTWRGHTVFYCTDTEHFPDRIDESVLHLARDADLFIYDAMYTDEEYHNPKSPKIGWGHSTWQEGARIAKEAGVKRFVVFHHEPTHSDEFLDRMAEEVYATCPNAVLAYEGMILDVTEPARLMEPVKS